GCTCGGCGTTGAAGACCTCGACGAAGTGCTCGCGCGGCGTGACCCACATGTCGAACCAGCGCTCCTCGTCGTATGTGTTGAACGCATACACGCGCGCGAGCTCGGCATCGGGCGCGTTGAGATTGCCGATGTGGCGGAGCGGCTCGCCCCGCGACTTGCGTGCAAATACCTCGAAGATCATACCGTCACCCCCGCACCGCGCAGAACCGCGCGTCCCTCCTCGGTCATCCGCTCCACGGTCCAGGGCGGATCCCACACCTCGTGCACCTGAACACTCGAGACGTTCGGCTCCTCCAGCAGGCGGTCACGGATATCCTCCTTGATGAACGCCATGCAGGGGCAGGCCGACGCCGTGAACGTGCAGTCCACGTCGACGTGCGTGTCGACACGACGAATGTCGTAGATCAGTCCCAGGTCGACGAGCGAGATCGGCAGCTCCGGATCGCTGACATCGCAGAGCGCCAGCCAGAGCGCGGCCGTGTCGTGCGGGAGTGAAGCGACCCACGCCTCGCGCGCGCGTCGCAGTGCGGCCTCGTCCACGCCCGCGCGGGCGCGCGCTTCCGAGACAGCCTCTGCGCGTCGCGCGGCTTCGGCGGTGCGCAGCGCGACCAGGTCGTGCCGGGTGCGTCGCGATGCCGCGGCGACCGAACGAATGGCTTCCGACTGCGTCATCTCAATCAGGCCGCCTGCGCCATCATGCGACCCAGCGGCGCATGGCTGCGGCGCACACTCTCGACGTAACGCTCGTTCATCGGGCCGCGCTGCTTCCAGCGCTCGAACACGCGGTCCCAGCTGATCTGCCCGCTCGTGAAGTCCCAGTGCTTGGCCTCTGCGTCGTACTCGCACGGGAACGGAAAGTCGAGGACGTACTTCTGCTCCTCATCGCTCCAGTGCGCGGGTACCTCCAGCCCGAGGCTCTCGCACAGCGGCACCGTCGCGCTCATCCACACCTGGCGGAGCTGGTCGTTGGTCAGCCCCTTGAGCCGGTACTCGAGCTGGCCGCTATGTCGCTTCATGTCATCGGGCAATCCGAACCACTCCACCGTCATCGGGAACATCCAGTCGACCGCGCGCTGCAGCTTCTCCTTCGCCGTACCGCCCGCCTGCGCGAGCCGCTTCATCCACACCTCGCCGTGACGCAGGTGGAAGGTCTCCTCCAGGTCCACCTTCACGAGCGCCCGCTTGAGCGGCCCATAGCTCGTGTTCCTGTAGACGTCGGAGAGCAGCGTGATCCCGGCCCGGTCGAAGAAGCCGTTGGCGGTGACCAGCTCCGCCCAGCTCTCGAGTGGCTGGTCGAAACCGTACGGATGCTTGAACTCGTGCGGCTCACGCCCGTAGATGAGCTGTTCCTTGTCGAGGCCCATGTCCTCGAGGATGCGGTAGGCGATGTTGGCGTGCGCCAGCTCGTCCTGGATGATGGCAACCGCGCTTACCTGCGTGTTCGTCGACGGCGCGTCCTGCGCGGCCATCCAGTACGCAGGGGCGCTCATCAGCTCCGTGTCGGCCTGCACCTGGAGCTGGACGATCAGCGACTTCCGGTACCCCTCGGTCATCTCGTCGGGCGACTCGAGGATGTAGCCGTCGCGGACCTTCTGCTTGATTTCGTCTTCGGTGAACCGGCTCACGGCGTGGCCTCCCGCGGTTTCGAACGATCGTTCGACAGGGCCCGGAAGTTGGTGTCGCACACTGTGCTGCGCAAGTA
The Longimicrobiales bacterium genome window above contains:
- a CDS encoding Phenylacetic acid catabolic protein, with protein sequence MSRFTEDEIKQKVRDGYILESPDEMTEGYRKSLIVQLQVQADTELMSAPAYWMAAQDAPSTNTQVSAVAIIQDELAHANIAYRILEDMGLDKEQLIYGREPHEFKHPYGFDQPLESWAELVTANGFFDRAGITLLSDVYRNTSYGPLKRALVKVDLEETFHLRHGEVWMKRLAQAGGTAKEKLQRAVDWMFPMTVEWFGLPDDMKRHSGQLEYRLKGLTNDQLRQVWMSATVPLCESLGLEVPAHWSDEEQKYVLDFPFPCEYDAEAKHWDFTSGQISWDRVFERWKQRGPMNERYVESVRRSHAPLGRMMAQAA
- a CDS encoding metal-sulfur cluster assembly factor; its protein translation is MTQSEAIRSVAAASRRTRHDLVALRTAEAARRAEAVSEARARAGVDEAALRRAREAWVASLPHDTAALWLALCDVSDPELPISLVDLGLIYDIRRVDTHVDVDCTFTASACPCMAFIKEDIRDRLLEEPNVSSVQVHEVWDPPWTVERMTEEGRAVLRGAGVTV